CGCACGCCCTCTCGCTGACCACGATGGAGGATCCGCGCGCGGCCCTCGGCGAGGCGCTCGCCGCCGTCGCCGACACCCTCCGCCACCACCGCGACCTGGGCCTCAAGGAGATCGCGCTCAACCGGCCCGAGCCGCCGGACGCAGGACAAGGGCTGGCCGCGCAGGAGAAGGCGCTCCAGGGCTGCACGCGCTGCAAGCTTTCGCAAAGCCGCTCGACGATCGTCTTCGGCTCGGGCAACCCGAATGCGCGGCTGGTCGTGATCGGGGAGGGACCGGGCGAGGAAGAAGACAAGCAGGGCAAGCCCTTCGTCGGCCGCGCGGGCCAGCTCCTGACCAAGATGCTCGCCTCGGTCCACTTCGACCGCGAGCGCGACTGCTACATCTGCAACGTCGTCAAGTGCCGCCCCGAGCGCAACCGCAACCCAGAGCCCGACGAGGTCTCGGCGTGCAACCCATTCCTGCTGGCGCAGCTCGACACGATCCAGCCGGCGGTGATCCTGGCCCTCGGCAACTTCGCCGCGCAGACGCTCCTCGGCACCAAGGAGGGCATCACCAAGCTCCGCGGCCGCGCCTACTTCTACCGCGACATCGTGCTGGTGCCGACCTTCCACCCGGCCTTCCTCCTGCGCAATCCGGGAGAGCAGTACAAGCGCATGGCCTGGGACGACCTCAAGCTCGCCCGGCGCGAATGGGAGCGCCTGACCACGCCCTCCCCTCAGCCCTCTCCTCAGCCCTCTCCCCTCGGCCCTCTCCCCTGAGGGGAGAGGGAGTCTAGCGGATGATCGCCGATGTCGTGTTCGATCTGCCGCTCGACCATCCCTTCTCGTATCT
The Candidatus Rokuibacteriota bacterium genome window above contains:
- a CDS encoding uracil-DNA glycosylase, with translation MEDPRAALGEALAAVADTLRHHRDLGLKEIALNRPEPPDAGQGLAAQEKALQGCTRCKLSQSRSTIVFGSGNPNARLVVIGEGPGEEEDKQGKPFVGRAGQLLTKMLASVHFDRERDCYICNVVKCRPERNRNPEPDEVSACNPFLLAQLDTIQPAVILALGNFAAQTLLGTKEGITKLRGRAYFYRDIVLVPTFHPAFLLRNPGEQYKRMAWDDLKLARREWERLTTPSPQPSPQPSPLGPLP